A portion of the Halopelagius inordinatus genome contains these proteins:
- a CDS encoding DUF7847 domain-containing protein, translated as MAAIAALRSTLSALRGNPVLFLAGLLYGAIILPQTALQLAGVSVVPTLLQILTFFVTPFVVAGLLGMASESLDGNTSFSTLTRVGKERYVPLLVGSIVEFVIVFGFGIIAALVAIVAAIGLFGVGGGAAAGGGAMIAVAAVVLLVVLAFMILNFFIQFYSVAIVVGGTDALDGFRESYRLVRDNLVSALGYSVINFVVSLVTAIPITGFVVWQTFQNLPQFQEGAAPGAGAGAGAGAGQMASLGLSTQEVLLVSLVSLATTMLLFTFQRTYATAFYRMHEPRSRPEDFAETDEFDDTGGFDDDGEESTL; from the coding sequence ATGGCCGCAATAGCCGCCCTCCGCTCGACGCTCTCCGCCCTCCGCGGAAACCCCGTCCTGTTCCTCGCAGGACTGCTGTACGGTGCGATAATCCTCCCACAGACCGCGCTGCAACTCGCGGGCGTCTCGGTGGTTCCGACCCTCCTCCAGATACTCACGTTCTTCGTGACGCCGTTCGTCGTCGCCGGACTCCTCGGCATGGCCTCGGAGTCGCTCGACGGTAACACGTCGTTCTCCACGCTCACCCGAGTCGGAAAAGAGCGATACGTCCCGCTTCTCGTCGGGAGCATCGTCGAGTTCGTCATCGTCTTCGGGTTCGGTATCATCGCCGCACTCGTCGCTATCGTCGCCGCAATCGGTCTCTTCGGAGTCGGCGGCGGCGCGGCGGCGGGCGGCGGAGCGATGATAGCCGTCGCCGCCGTCGTCCTCCTCGTCGTCCTCGCGTTCATGATTCTGAACTTCTTCATCCAGTTTTACTCCGTCGCCATCGTCGTCGGCGGGACGGACGCGCTCGACGGCTTCCGCGAGAGCTATCGACTCGTGCGCGACAACCTCGTCAGCGCGCTCGGTTACTCGGTCATCAACTTCGTCGTCTCGCTCGTGACGGCGATTCCGATAACCGGGTTCGTCGTCTGGCAGACGTTCCAGAACCTCCCGCAGTTCCAAGAGGGCGCCGCGCCCGGCGCCGGTGCGGGTGCCGGGGCTGGTGCCGGTCAGATGGCGTCGCTCGGCCTCTCGACGCAGGAAGTTCTCCTCGTCTCGCTCGTCTCGCTGGCGACGACGATGCTCCTCTTTACGTTCCAGCGCACGTACGCGACGGCGTTCTACCGCATGCACGAACCCCGTTCGCGACCCGAGGACTTCGCCGAAACAGACGAGTTCGACGACACCGGCGGGTTCGACGACGACGGAGAAGAGTCGACGCTCTGA
- a CDS encoding 2,3,4,5-tetrahydropyridine-2,6-dicarboxylate N-succinyltransferase, with product MSMQSDVDDLWQRYQDDDLSVTTAGSEELATLDAFLEALEAGDVRAAEQVGGSGPDGWEVNEWVKRGILLNFGLRETEAREYGGVDYHDVLPLRETTDLGERGTRNTPDGTVVRRGAYLGRDCIMMSPSFVNVGAHVGDGTLVDSCDTVGSCAQIGEGVKLGANTLVGGVLEPVEDAPVIIEDDVSLGAGCRVTSGFHVGENTVVGENTLLSPRIPVYDLVEEEVVYGHLPSNRRAFTRYVESSLGDHELFAGGAFKPAVVALDIEAETLDKTRREEALRQ from the coding sequence ATGAGCATGCAATCCGACGTAGACGACCTGTGGCAGCGATACCAAGACGACGACCTGTCGGTCACGACGGCCGGGAGCGAGGAACTCGCGACGCTCGATGCGTTCCTCGAAGCCCTCGAAGCGGGCGACGTCCGCGCCGCCGAACAGGTGGGCGGGTCCGGCCCCGACGGGTGGGAGGTAAACGAGTGGGTCAAGCGAGGCATCCTGCTGAACTTCGGCCTCCGAGAGACGGAAGCCCGAGAGTACGGCGGCGTGGACTACCACGACGTACTCCCTCTCCGCGAGACGACCGACCTCGGCGAACGCGGAACGCGGAACACGCCGGACGGCACCGTCGTCCGCCGCGGCGCGTACCTCGGCCGCGACTGCATCATGATGTCGCCCTCGTTCGTCAACGTGGGCGCGCACGTCGGCGACGGAACCCTCGTCGATTCCTGCGACACCGTCGGCTCCTGCGCTCAGATAGGCGAGGGCGTGAAACTCGGCGCGAACACGCTCGTCGGCGGCGTCCTCGAACCCGTCGAGGACGCGCCGGTGATAATCGAAGACGACGTCTCTCTGGGGGCCGGATGTCGCGTCACCTCCGGGTTCCACGTCGGCGAGAACACCGTCGTCGGCGAGAACACCCTCCTGTCGCCGCGCATCCCGGTGTACGACTTGGTGGAGGAGGAAGTCGTCTACGGCCACCTACCCTCGAACCGCCGGGCGTTCACGCGCTACGTCGAGTCCTCTCTCGGCGACCACGAACTGTTCGCGGGCGGGGCGTTCAAACCCGCCGTCGTCGCTCTCGACATCGAAGCCGAGACGCTCGACAAGACGCGCAGAGAAGAGGCGCTTCGACAGTAA
- the btuC gene encoding vitamin B12 ABC transporter permease BtuC — translation MDVRTRTLAWSGGLAGLLVAVVLVSAGIGPVSIPARTVAKVVLNAVAVPSGLAFSPTPVSLPLVGQTTVAAPHLSFASVFQFPVERTHTVIVRSVRLPRIVLAAFVGFALATAGVVMQGFFRNPMADPSIIGVSSGAAVGAVASIVLPFALPFGLQLQSAAFVTALVTAFGVYVLASEGGHTPTATLLLAGVAVQTFLGAVISFMLLHSGESLRRVVYWLMGHLGGATWDEVRTVLLVVPPLFVLLLTYGRDLNVLLLGEDDARSLGIEVERTKRILLAASSIVTAAAVAVTGVIGFVGLIVPHGVRLVVGPDHRILLPTSALAGASFLVATDTLARSGAAEIPVGIVTAALGAPFFLYLLRTREVHSL, via the coding sequence ATGGATGTCCGCACCCGGACTCTCGCGTGGTCGGGAGGGCTAGCCGGTCTCCTCGTCGCCGTCGTCCTCGTCAGCGCCGGCATCGGGCCGGTGTCCATCCCCGCCCGAACCGTCGCGAAGGTGGTGTTGAACGCCGTCGCGGTGCCGTCCGGCCTCGCGTTCTCTCCCACCCCCGTGTCTCTTCCCCTCGTCGGCCAGACGACCGTCGCCGCGCCGCATCTGTCCTTCGCGTCGGTGTTTCAGTTCCCGGTCGAACGGACCCACACCGTCATCGTCCGGAGCGTCCGCCTGCCGCGAATCGTCCTCGCCGCGTTCGTCGGTTTCGCACTCGCCACCGCGGGCGTCGTCATGCAGGGGTTCTTCCGAAACCCCATGGCAGACCCCTCCATCATCGGCGTCTCCTCTGGGGCGGCCGTCGGGGCGGTGGCGTCTATCGTCCTCCCCTTCGCCCTCCCGTTCGGCCTGCAACTCCAGAGCGCGGCGTTCGTGACGGCTCTCGTGACGGCGTTCGGCGTCTACGTCCTCGCCAGCGAAGGCGGCCACACGCCGACCGCGACGCTCCTTCTCGCCGGCGTCGCGGTGCAGACGTTCCTCGGCGCGGTCATCTCGTTCATGCTGCTTCACAGCGGTGAGAGCCTTAGACGGGTCGTCTACTGGCTGATGGGCCACCTCGGCGGCGCGACGTGGGACGAGGTTCGGACCGTCCTGCTCGTCGTCCCGCCGCTTTTCGTCTTGCTGTTGACCTACGGCCGCGACCTGAACGTCCTGCTCCTCGGCGAAGACGACGCCCGAAGCCTCGGCATCGAAGTCGAACGGACGAAGCGAATCCTGCTCGCGGCGTCGAGCATCGTCACCGCCGCCGCCGTCGCCGTCACGGGCGTCATCGGCTTCGTCGGCCTCATCGTCCCGCACGGCGTCCGCCTCGTCGTCGGCCCGGACCACCGCATCCTCCTGCCGACGAGTGCGCTGGCGGGGGCCTCGTTCCTCGTCGCCACGGACACCCTCGCTCGCTCCGGGGCGGCGGAGATTCCCGTCGGCATCGTGACGGCGGCGCTCGGCGCTCCCTTCTTTCTGTACCTCCTCCGGACGCGGGAGGTGCACAGCCTGTGA
- a CDS encoding PUA domain-containing protein, whose protein sequence is MSDDSGETGGDRTLADLRTVADYQFGAGAGTALFPRDDEARLEVTRSTSGRPRQIRAPEGRLVSYGTDGRFTLGHAGGVRLVTALAPPANRVVVGEESEPFVRDGKNAFAKFVTDVDPEIRPGDEVAVVTPDDAVLATGRAELSADAMLDFETGMAVHVREGAGPKEE, encoded by the coding sequence ATGAGCGACGACAGCGGAGAGACCGGCGGCGACCGAACGCTCGCCGACCTGCGGACGGTGGCCGACTACCAGTTCGGTGCCGGTGCGGGGACGGCCCTCTTTCCGAGAGACGACGAAGCGCGGTTGGAGGTGACTCGCTCCACCAGCGGTCGGCCGCGACAGATACGCGCGCCCGAGGGGCGACTCGTCTCCTACGGAACGGACGGCCGGTTCACGCTCGGACACGCGGGCGGCGTCCGCCTTGTGACGGCGCTTGCGCCCCCGGCGAACCGAGTCGTGGTGGGCGAGGAGAGCGAACCGTTCGTCCGCGACGGCAAGAACGCGTTCGCGAAGTTCGTCACGGACGTCGACCCCGAGATTCGCCCGGGCGACGAAGTCGCCGTCGTGACGCCCGACGACGCCGTCCTCGCGACGGGCCGAGCGGAGTTGTCCGCGGACGCGATGCTCGACTTCGAGACGGGGATGGCCGTCCACGTCCGCGAGGGCGCGGGACCGAAAGAGGAGTAA
- the dapA gene encoding 4-hydroxy-tetrahydrodipicolinate synthase: MTELDLTGVFPAMTTPFDSDGSIDHETLADDVRRLETAGVDGLVPVGSTGESATLTHDEHVEVVETVVDAVEDVPVVAGSGSNSTREALELSRRSADVGADALLLISPYYNKPEQAGLLEHYRTIADEVDVPQIVYNVPSRTGKNIEPETAAELATHENIAGYKAASGDLGQISEVVERTRGEEFSVLSGDDALTLPVISVGGVGTISVSANVEPERTVAMVEAALDDEFARARELHHELGPLNRHLFSETNPIPVKTAMEMRGYAPGTLRPPLTEMRPDNAEELRYILEGLEETREESLDAAAAEAE, translated from the coding sequence ATGACGGAACTCGACTTGACGGGAGTCTTCCCGGCGATGACGACGCCGTTCGATTCGGACGGCAGTATCGACCACGAAACGCTCGCAGACGACGTGCGACGCCTCGAAACCGCGGGCGTCGACGGACTCGTCCCCGTCGGTTCGACGGGCGAGAGCGCGACGCTGACCCACGACGAACACGTCGAAGTCGTCGAGACGGTGGTCGACGCCGTCGAGGACGTGCCGGTCGTCGCGGGGTCGGGGTCGAACTCGACCCGCGAGGCGTTGGAACTGTCGCGGCGGTCGGCCGACGTCGGCGCGGACGCGCTTCTCCTCATCTCGCCGTACTACAACAAGCCCGAACAGGCCGGACTGCTCGAACACTACCGAACTATCGCAGACGAGGTGGACGTGCCGCAGATAGTGTACAACGTCCCCTCGCGGACGGGCAAGAACATCGAACCGGAGACGGCAGCCGAACTGGCCACCCACGAGAACATCGCGGGCTACAAGGCCGCGAGCGGCGACCTCGGCCAGATATCCGAAGTCGTCGAGCGCACCCGCGGCGAGGAGTTCTCGGTGCTCTCGGGCGACGACGCGCTGACGCTCCCGGTCATCTCGGTGGGCGGCGTCGGCACCATCTCCGTCTCCGCGAACGTCGAACCGGAACGGACGGTGGCGATGGTGGAGGCGGCCTTGGACGACGAGTTCGCCCGGGCGCGCGAACTCCACCACGAACTCGGACCGCTCAACCGCCACCTGTTCTCGGAGACGAACCCGATTCCGGTGAAGACGGCCATGGAGATGCGCGGGTACGCGCCGGGGACGCTCAGACCTCCGCTGACGGAGATGCGACCGGACAACGCCGAGGAACTCCGATACATCCTCGAGGGACTCGAAGAGACGCGCGAGGAGTCGTTGGACGCGGCGGCCGCGGAGGCCGAGTAG
- a CDS encoding ATP-binding cassette domain-containing protein: protein MTDPLVRASDLRIDLGGTTILDGVSVDVGSGTFVGLIGPNGAGKTTLLRAFSGALSPTRGHVEVAGERIDRLGSKAASRLAATVPQDTSVSFDFDVRETIRMGRTPHLSRFGGWDDEDASAVERAIARTEVAELADRAVTDVSGGERQRVLIARALAQATPLLLLDEPTASLDINHQVRTLELVSELVAEGKTAVAAIHDLNLAAHYCDELVLLSEGRVVATGPPEAVLTEDNLDGAFGANAVVSRHPVTGSVYVTALPEARAGDAEGRVHVVGGGGTAARHLYLLSAAGYDVSVGALNEGDTDTETARSLGLDAVTVPPFSSLDSAARDAVASRVERADCVVVADVEIGRGNLANLRAAAEADRLVVVEQRPFAERNYAGEEAARVYDRLRSRGTVVDAGDVLAAVTAEVEGETTGTEGLGQSESSAT, encoded by the coding sequence GTGACCGACCCCCTCGTGCGCGCGTCCGACCTCCGAATCGACCTCGGGGGGACGACCATCCTGGACGGCGTCTCCGTGGACGTCGGGTCGGGGACGTTCGTCGGCCTCATCGGTCCGAACGGCGCGGGCAAGACGACGCTGCTTCGGGCGTTCAGCGGGGCGCTCTCGCCGACTCGGGGGCACGTCGAGGTGGCGGGCGAGCGAATCGACCGACTCGGGTCGAAAGCCGCCAGTCGCCTCGCCGCGACCGTCCCGCAGGACACGTCCGTCTCGTTCGACTTCGACGTCCGCGAGACGATTCGGATGGGACGGACGCCCCACCTCTCTCGGTTCGGCGGGTGGGACGACGAGGACGCGTCGGCCGTCGAACGGGCGATAGCCCGGACGGAGGTGGCGGAACTCGCGGACCGCGCCGTCACGGACGTCTCGGGCGGGGAACGACAGCGAGTCCTCATCGCTCGCGCACTCGCGCAGGCGACGCCGCTTCTCCTCTTGGACGAACCGACCGCAAGCCTCGACATCAACCACCAGGTCCGGACGCTCGAACTCGTCTCCGAACTCGTCGCGGAGGGGAAGACGGCCGTCGCGGCCATCCACGACCTGAACCTCGCGGCGCACTACTGCGACGAACTCGTCCTCCTCTCTGAGGGGCGCGTCGTCGCCACCGGCCCGCCAGAGGCGGTTCTCACGGAGGACAACCTCGACGGCGCGTTCGGCGCGAACGCGGTGGTGTCGCGCCACCCCGTCACCGGGTCCGTCTACGTGACGGCGTTACCGGAGGCGCGGGCGGGCGACGCGGAGGGACGCGTCCACGTCGTCGGCGGGGGCGGCACCGCCGCGAGACATCTCTATCTCCTCTCTGCGGCGGGGTACGACGTCTCAGTCGGCGCGTTGAACGAGGGCGACACGGACACGGAGACGGCGCGGAGCCTCGGCCTCGACGCGGTGACGGTACCCCCGTTCTCGTCTCTCGATTCGGCGGCGCGCGACGCCGTGGCGTCCCGGGTCGAACGCGCGGACTGCGTCGTCGTCGCCGACGTGGAAATCGGGCGGGGGAACCTCGCGAACCTCCGGGCGGCCGCCGAGGCGGACCGTCTCGTCGTCGTCGAACAGCGACCGTTCGCGGAGCGAAACTACGCCGGAGAGGAGGCCGCGCGCGTCTACGACCGACTCCGCTCTCGCGGCACCGTCGTCGACGCCGGAGACGTGTTGGCGGCCGTGACCGCGGAAGTCGAGGGTGAGACGACGGGGACGGAGGGTCTCGGTCAGTCGGAGTCGTCTGCGACGTAA
- the dapB gene encoding 4-hydroxy-tetrahydrodipicolinate reductase, producing MSERVRLAVTGAAGRMGREVLSAATDRDDVEVVLAANRTPVEEVAGVPVRPVAEIDDLFEETMPDVLVDFTGPESSADYVSACADAGVAAVVGTTGFGDDGLATLDSAADSVPILKAANFSRGVAALRRAVREAVAALPGYDIEVTETHHNGKRDAPSGTANAVLEDIETVRGDAERVHGRVGDQPREDGEIGVHARRAGDVTGEHEVLVAGNHELLSLTHRAGARGVFAAGALDAAVWVAGRDAGRYDFDDVLDER from the coding sequence ATGTCCGAGCGGGTTCGTCTCGCCGTCACCGGCGCGGCGGGGCGCATGGGTCGGGAGGTGCTCTCCGCCGCCACCGACCGAGACGACGTGGAGGTGGTGCTGGCGGCGAACCGAACGCCGGTCGAGGAGGTTGCGGGCGTTCCCGTCCGTCCGGTCGCCGAAATCGACGACCTGTTCGAGGAGACGATGCCGGACGTCCTCGTGGACTTCACCGGCCCCGAATCCAGCGCGGACTACGTCTCGGCGTGCGCCGACGCGGGCGTCGCCGCCGTCGTCGGCACGACGGGGTTCGGCGACGACGGACTCGCGACGCTCGATTCGGCCGCCGACTCCGTCCCCATCCTGAAGGCGGCGAACTTCTCGCGCGGGGTGGCGGCGCTTCGCCGCGCCGTCCGCGAGGCGGTGGCGGCGCTTCCGGGGTACGACATCGAGGTGACGGAGACGCACCACAACGGGAAGCGCGACGCCCCCTCCGGAACGGCCAACGCCGTCTTGGAGGATATCGAGACGGTTCGCGGCGACGCCGAACGCGTCCACGGACGCGTCGGCGACCAACCGCGCGAGGACGGCGAAATCGGCGTCCACGCGCGGCGCGCGGGCGACGTGACGGGCGAACACGAAGTCCTCGTCGCCGGGAACCACGAACTGCTCTCTCTCACGCACAGAGCGGGTGCCCGCGGCGTCTTCGCCGCCGGAGCACTCGACGCCGCCGTCTGGGTCGCGGGACGCGACGCCGGGCGGTACGACTTCGACGACGTACTCGACGAACGATGA
- the srp19 gene encoding signal recognition particle subunit SRP19 codes for MAVENVIWPVYIDASKSRSEGRRVPLDAAVEEPTVDEIADAVQQVGYDAVIERDVTHPREWDARGRVLVKGAEDSTKNDLVQAVAAYVGILRS; via the coding sequence ATGGCCGTCGAGAACGTCATCTGGCCCGTCTACATCGATGCGTCGAAGTCGCGGTCCGAGGGGCGTCGGGTCCCCCTCGACGCCGCAGTGGAGGAACCGACGGTGGACGAGATCGCCGACGCCGTCCAACAGGTCGGCTACGACGCTGTCATCGAACGAGACGTGACGCACCCCCGCGAGTGGGACGCCCGCGGGCGGGTGCTGGTCAAAGGCGCGGAGGACTCCACGAAGAACGACCTGGTGCAAGCCGTCGCCGCGTACGTCGGCATCCTCCGAAGCTGA
- a CDS encoding PGF-CTERM-anchored ABC transporter substrate-binding protein: MQPRTVALVALLVVAAVAPTAGLAAAQADDASSVQESCSFPYSATDATGTEVTLEEDPERVVTLNPSAAQTMWEIGARDEVVGVSQYASYLEGADGKANVSGESGPSVERVLAADPDLVLVPNSTYGLAEDRIEQIRDQGVPVFVFGAGTSLEYVANKTERIGRLTGNCEGGQRTADDIRESVSLMREVLADEEKPVGLNVFYGYTSGENTFIGDVMTTAGLRNGAAEAGISGFGQINDETVVEMNPAWIVAPEGAPIPDNDAYRSTTAIREDNVVRVDENNLQQAAPRSVDAAETVMRSVHPEAFEEYRSMKQQSNETETTVEMTVETTGSTGQPTDAATTEETGTGAPGFGVAASVVALLGASLLARRR, from the coding sequence ATGCAACCTCGGACAGTCGCTCTCGTCGCACTCCTCGTCGTCGCCGCGGTGGCGCCGACGGCGGGTCTCGCGGCGGCACAGGCGGACGATGCGTCCTCGGTGCAGGAATCGTGTAGCTTCCCGTACTCGGCGACAGACGCGACGGGAACGGAGGTGACGCTCGAAGAGGACCCCGAACGCGTCGTGACGCTCAACCCGAGCGCCGCACAGACGATGTGGGAGATAGGCGCGCGCGACGAAGTCGTCGGCGTCTCCCAGTACGCCTCCTATCTCGAAGGGGCGGACGGGAAGGCGAACGTCTCCGGCGAGAGCGGACCGAGCGTCGAACGGGTTCTCGCCGCCGACCCCGACTTGGTTCTCGTTCCGAACTCGACGTACGGGCTGGCGGAGGACCGAATCGAGCAGATTCGCGACCAAGGCGTCCCCGTGTTCGTCTTCGGGGCGGGAACGTCTCTGGAGTACGTCGCGAACAAGACGGAGCGAATCGGGCGACTGACCGGTAACTGCGAGGGAGGTCAGCGGACCGCAGACGACATCCGCGAGTCCGTCAGCCTGATGCGGGAGGTACTCGCAGACGAGGAGAAGCCGGTCGGACTCAACGTCTTCTACGGCTACACCTCCGGGGAGAACACGTTCATCGGCGACGTGATGACCACCGCCGGACTCCGTAACGGGGCGGCGGAGGCCGGTATCTCCGGCTTCGGGCAGATAAACGACGAGACGGTCGTCGAGATGAACCCCGCGTGGATAGTCGCGCCCGAGGGCGCGCCGATTCCGGACAACGACGCCTACCGGAGCACCACGGCGATACGAGAGGACAACGTCGTCCGAGTGGACGAGAACAACCTCCAACAGGCCGCGCCGCGGTCCGTAGACGCCGCAGAGACCGTCATGCGGTCCGTCCACCCCGAGGCGTTCGAGGAGTACCGGTCGATGAAACAGCAGTCCAACGAGACGGAGACGACAGTGGAGATGACGGTAGAGACGACCGGTTCGACCGGTCAACCGACCGACGCCGCCACGACCGAAGAGACGGGGACTGGCGCTCCCGGGTTCGGCGTCGCCGCGTCCGTCGTCGCCCTTCTCGGCGCGTCGCTTCTGGCGCGTCGGCGGTAG
- a CDS encoding LabA-like NYN domain-containing protein: MTEIHPGQRVAVLADAQNLYHTAQSLYSRNIDYSSLLEKCVSDRALTRAIAYVVRADSPDEERFFEALEDIGFETKIKDIKTFGDGSKKADWDVGMALDAVTLANHVDTVVLCTGDGDFSRLCSHLRHEGVRVEVMAFKESTAEELIAEADSFLDMSERTETFLL; encoded by the coding sequence ATGACCGAGATTCACCCCGGCCAACGCGTCGCCGTTCTGGCGGACGCGCAGAACCTCTACCACACGGCACAGAGCCTCTACTCGCGAAACATCGACTACTCGTCGCTGCTGGAGAAATGCGTCTCCGACAGAGCGCTCACGCGCGCCATCGCCTACGTGGTCCGCGCGGACTCGCCCGACGAAGAGCGGTTCTTCGAGGCACTCGAAGACATCGGCTTCGAGACCAAGATAAAGGACATAAAGACGTTCGGCGACGGGTCGAAGAAGGCCGATTGGGACGTCGGAATGGCGTTAGACGCCGTGACGCTCGCCAATCACGTCGATACCGTCGTCCTCTGTACGGGCGACGGCGACTTCTCTCGTCTCTGTTCGCACCTGCGTCACGAGGGCGTCCGCGTCGAGGTGATGGCGTTCAAAGAGTCCACCGCCGAGGAACTCATCGCGGAGGCGGACTCGTTTCTGGACATGTCCGAGCGAACCGAGACGTTTCTGCTGTAG
- a CDS encoding presenilin family intramembrane aspartyl protease PSH, whose protein sequence is MRKRVYFGVAIAALVFLLVQLGALALVPTFYEQGYQTVEDPTDPANSVVYIGAILVATAVMLAAFKFDFDWAVRALVVFSSAWLSWYVFSSILPAVPAAAGAAVVAVALVAYPEWYVIDTAGVLMGAGAAGLFGISFGLLPAIVLLTALAVYDAISVYGTKHMLDLAEGVMDLRIPVVLVIPTTLSYSLLDDDFSGANDVHDGAKADAPTGEEPVTAADSGGDAAVTDGDGAVTDDGDDAPAEDDDGVRDAFFIGLGDAVMPTVMIASAAFFSPANSLGVGALPALNLPALTSMVGTFAGLFVLLWMVLKGRAHAGLPLLNGGAIGGYLLGSLAAGVPILTAIGL, encoded by the coding sequence ATGCGAAAGCGCGTGTACTTCGGCGTGGCGATCGCCGCGCTCGTCTTCCTCCTCGTGCAACTGGGCGCACTCGCGCTCGTTCCGACCTTCTACGAGCAGGGCTACCAGACCGTCGAGGACCCGACGGACCCGGCGAACAGCGTCGTCTACATCGGTGCCATCCTCGTCGCGACGGCCGTGATGCTCGCGGCCTTCAAGTTCGACTTCGACTGGGCCGTCCGCGCACTCGTCGTCTTCTCCAGCGCGTGGCTCTCGTGGTACGTCTTCTCGTCGATACTCCCCGCCGTCCCCGCCGCCGCCGGGGCCGCCGTCGTCGCCGTCGCACTCGTGGCGTACCCCGAGTGGTACGTCATCGACACCGCGGGGGTGTTGATGGGCGCGGGCGCGGCCGGGCTGTTCGGAATCAGTTTCGGCCTCCTCCCCGCCATCGTTCTTCTGACCGCGTTGGCCGTCTACGACGCCATCAGCGTCTACGGGACGAAACACATGCTCGACCTCGCGGAGGGCGTGATGGACCTCCGCATCCCCGTCGTCCTCGTCATCCCGACGACGCTGTCGTACTCGCTTCTCGACGACGACTTCTCCGGGGCGAACGACGTTCACGACGGCGCGAAAGCGGACGCACCGACGGGCGAGGAACCGGTCACCGCCGCCGACAGCGGTGGTGACGCCGCGGTGACAGACGGCGACGGAGCGGTGACCGACGACGGAGACGACGCTCCCGCCGAAGACGACGACGGCGTCCGCGACGCCTTCTTCATCGGACTCGGCGACGCCGTCATGCCGACGGTGATGATAGCGTCGGCGGCGTTTTTCTCTCCGGCGAACTCCCTCGGCGTCGGCGCGCTCCCCGCGTTGAACCTCCCGGCGCTCACGTCGATGGTCGGGACGTTCGCCGGACTGTTCGTCCTGCTTTGGATGGTGCTGAAAGGTCGGGCGCACGCCGGACTGCCGCTTTTGAACGGCGGCGCTATCGGCGGCTACCTGCTCGGGTCTCTCGCGGCGGGCGTCCCGATACTGACCGCAATCGGTCTCTGA
- a CDS encoding H/ACA ribonucleoprotein complex subunit GAR1 produces MQRVGTVSRTAQNLVIARADDDNHPDIGRDVVDETMSSVGRVVDVFGPVERPYVAITPNEGTSPASLVGTKLYAR; encoded by the coding sequence ATGCAACGCGTCGGCACCGTCTCTCGGACCGCCCAGAACCTCGTCATCGCGCGGGCCGACGACGACAACCACCCCGACATCGGCCGCGACGTGGTGGACGAGACGATGTCGAGCGTCGGGCGCGTCGTCGACGTGTTCGGCCCCGTCGAACGACCGTACGTCGCGATCACGCCGAACGAGGGAACGTCACCGGCGTCGCTCGTCGGAACGAAACTGTACGCCCGCTAG